The following proteins come from a genomic window of Diceros bicornis minor isolate mBicDic1 chromosome 4, mDicBic1.mat.cur, whole genome shotgun sequence:
- the LOC131403457 gene encoding olfactory receptor 10J1 yields the protein MKRENHTLITEFTFQGFSSFHEHQLILFVVFLALYTLTLAGNVIIVTIIQIDRHLHTPMYFFLSMLSTSETVYTLVILPRMLSSLMGMNQSISLAGCATQMFFFITFGITNCFLLTAMGYDRYVAICKPLRYTVIMNKRVCVQLVWGACSIGLIVAMTQVTSVFRLPFCATKVAHFFCDIRPVMKLSCIDTTVNEILTLIISVLVLVVPMGLVFISYVLIISTILKIASAEGQKKAFATCASHLTVVIVHYSCASIVYLKPKSENSRDQDQLVSVTYTVITPLLNPVVYTLRNKEVKYALLRAIGRKLS from the coding sequence ATGAAGAGAGAAAACCACACTCTCATAACCGAGTTCACTTTCCAGGGTTTCTCCAGCTTCCATGAGCACCAGCTTATCCTTTTTGTGGTGTTCCTTGCATTGTACACCTTGACCCTAGCAGGCAATGTAATTATTGTGACAATTATCCAAATTGATCGTCATCTCCAcactcccatgtacttcttcctgagCATGCTGTCCACTTCAGAGACTGTATATACATTGGTCATTCTCCCAAGGATGCTCTCCAGCCTCATGGGTATGAACCAGTCCATCTCCTTGGCAGGTTGTGCCACTCAAATGTTCTTTTTCATCACCTTTGGTATCACTAACTGCTTCCTGCTCACAGCAATGGGTTATGACCGCTATGTAGCTATCTGCAAGCCCCTGAGATACACAGTTATTATGAACAAGAGGGTGTGCGTCCAGCTGGTTTGGGGAGCCTGCAGCATTGGGCTGATTGTAGCAATGACACAGGTGACATCAGTATTCAGGTTACCTTTCTGTGCTACCAAGGTGGCCCACTTCTTCTGTGACATCCGACCTGTGATGAAGCTCTCCTGCATCGATACCACTGTTAATGAGATCTTGACTTTGATCATTAGTGTTCTGGTGCTTGTTGTACCTATGGGTCTGGTTTTCATCTCTTATGTCCTCATCATCTCTACCATCCTCAAGATCGCCTCTGCTGAAGGCCAGAAGAAGGCTTTTGCCACCTGTGCTTCTCATCTCACTGTGGTCATTGTACACTATAGCTGTGCCTCCATTGTCTACCTTAAGCCCAAGTCAGAGAACAGCAGGGATCAGGATCAGCTGGTCTCGGTGACCTACACTGTCATCACCCCCCTGCTGAACCCTGTGGTGTACACTCTGAGGAACAAAGAGGTCAAGTATGCTCTGCTCCGGGCCATTGGCAGGAAGCTTTCCTGA